The following are encoded together in the Bradyrhizobium genosp. L genome:
- a CDS encoding DUF1345 domain-containing protein, translating into MDKDFADHLVRFRKLPMPVRVVVGRPRTFSSIAVGIVVALLAPASRTVSHMLAGWDTFAALYLVLAYVMMLRCDTGHIKRDAIVQDDGRFLILLLTALGAFASLAAIVSELGVAKNDPTALAIAVITIALSWTVVHTAFALHYAHEFYRGKTPGGLQFPSGDEHVEADYWDFVYFSFVIGMTAQVSDVGITDKVIRRTATVHGIISFVFNTALLALMVNIAASAI; encoded by the coding sequence ATGGACAAGGATTTCGCCGACCACCTTGTTCGTTTCCGCAAGCTGCCGATGCCGGTCCGCGTGGTCGTGGGCCGGCCACGCACGTTCTCCTCGATTGCGGTCGGCATCGTGGTGGCGCTTCTGGCGCCGGCGTCGCGCACCGTCTCGCACATGCTGGCGGGCTGGGATACTTTCGCTGCACTCTATCTCGTGCTCGCCTATGTGATGATGCTGCGCTGTGACACCGGCCACATCAAGCGCGACGCGATCGTCCAGGACGACGGCCGTTTCCTGATCCTGCTGCTCACGGCATTGGGCGCCTTTGCGAGCCTCGCCGCCATCGTCTCCGAGCTCGGCGTCGCCAAGAACGATCCAACGGCGCTCGCGATTGCCGTCATCACCATCGCGCTGTCATGGACGGTGGTGCATACCGCCTTCGCGCTGCACTACGCCCATGAGTTCTATCGCGGCAAGACGCCCGGCGGCCTGCAATTTCCGAGCGGCGACGAGCATGTCGAGGCCGACTACTGGGACTTCGTGTATTTCTCCTTCGTGATCGGGATGACCGCGCAGGTCTCCGATGTCGGCATCACCGACAAGGTAATCCGTCGCACCGCGACCGTGCACGGCATCATCTCGTTCGTGTTCAATACGGCGCTGCTGGCGCTGATGGTGAACATCGCGGCGAGCGCGATCTAA
- a CDS encoding polyprenyl synthetase family protein, whose protein sequence is MTTGTAEFAKRLDQTADDTEALLAKLLSDATESDEIVRPKRLIEAMRYSSLGGGKRLRPFLVVESAAVFGIPRESALLAGAALECIHCYSLIHDDLPAMDNSDLRRGRPTLHKAYDDATAILAGDALLTIAFDIITRDAIHKDATVRLLLTRALARASGIGGMAGGQILDLAGEGRFGDREPVDVARLQQMKTGALLRFGCIAGAILGQASAKEYQALDDYGKALGEAFQIADDLLDVEGDAAALGKPAGADAALGKTTFVTQLGIDGAKQRVRDLLARADAALSVFGTRGDALRAAARFVAERKN, encoded by the coding sequence ATGACGACCGGTACTGCAGAGTTTGCCAAGCGGCTGGACCAGACCGCTGACGATACCGAGGCCCTGCTCGCAAAATTGCTGTCTGATGCGACCGAAAGCGACGAGATCGTGCGCCCGAAGCGGCTGATCGAGGCGATGCGCTACTCCAGTCTCGGCGGCGGCAAGCGGCTGCGGCCGTTCCTGGTGGTCGAGAGCGCCGCGGTGTTCGGCATCCCGCGCGAATCCGCGCTGCTGGCCGGCGCCGCGCTCGAATGCATCCACTGCTACTCGCTGATCCACGACGATCTGCCGGCGATGGACAATTCCGACCTGCGCCGCGGCCGCCCCACCCTGCACAAGGCCTATGACGACGCCACCGCGATCCTCGCCGGCGACGCGCTGCTGACGATCGCCTTCGACATCATCACCCGCGACGCGATCCACAAGGATGCCACTGTCCGCCTGCTCCTGACCCGTGCGCTGGCGCGCGCCTCCGGCATCGGCGGCATGGCCGGCGGCCAGATCCTCGACCTCGCCGGCGAAGGCCGCTTCGGCGACCGCGAGCCGGTCGACGTCGCCCGGCTGCAGCAGATGAAGACCGGCGCGCTGCTGCGCTTCGGCTGCATCGCGGGCGCGATCCTCGGCCAGGCCTCCGCGAAGGAATACCAGGCGCTCGACGATTACGGCAAAGCGCTCGGCGAGGCCTTCCAGATCGCCGACGACCTGCTTGACGTCGAGGGCGATGCGGCGGCGCTCGGCAAGCCGGCCGGCGCGGATGCCGCGCTCGGCAAGACCACCTTCGTCACCCAGCTCGGCATCGACGGCGCCAAGCAGCGCGTGCGCGACCTGTTGGCGCGCGCCGACGCCGCGCTGTCGGTGTTCGGCACCAGGGGCGACGCGTTGCGCGCGGCAGCCCGTTTCGTCGCCGAGCGCAAGAACTAG
- the mtgA gene encoding monofunctional biosynthetic peptidoglycan transglycosylase — MRIIRILLLILLALLLLPYLVTPFYRTGHPVSALMAWRSLTGAPMTRHWIDFGAFSPALPRSVIGAEDAHFCKHHGVDWGALREVMNDAEDGEVARGGSTITQQVAKNLFLWNGRSVIRKGLELPLALWIDFVLPKQRILEIYLNTAEMGPSGQFGAETGAQYAFGRSAAALSPREAALLAAILPNPVKRSARNPGPGVRRLSGTYMARGNNVQRCWSENQRY, encoded by the coding sequence TTGCGCATCATCCGAATTTTGTTGCTGATTTTGCTGGCCTTGCTGCTGCTGCCGTATCTGGTGACGCCGTTCTATCGCACCGGCCACCCGGTCTCGGCGCTGATGGCATGGCGGAGCCTAACCGGCGCCCCGATGACGCGGCACTGGATCGATTTCGGCGCGTTTTCGCCGGCGCTGCCGCGCTCCGTGATCGGCGCCGAGGATGCGCATTTCTGCAAGCACCACGGGGTCGATTGGGGCGCGCTGCGCGAGGTCATGAACGACGCCGAGGACGGCGAGGTGGCGCGCGGCGGCTCGACCATCACCCAGCAGGTCGCCAAGAACCTGTTCCTGTGGAACGGCCGCAGCGTCATCCGCAAGGGCTTGGAGCTGCCGCTGGCGCTGTGGATCGACTTCGTGCTGCCGAAGCAGCGGATCCTGGAAATCTACCTCAATACCGCCGAAATGGGCCCGTCCGGCCAGTTCGGCGCCGAGACCGGCGCTCAATATGCCTTTGGCCGGTCGGCGGCCGCGCTGTCGCCGCGCGAGGCGGCGCTGCTGGCGGCGATCCTGCCCAATCCGGTCAAACGGAGCGCTCGGAACCCGGGGCCGGGGGTGCGCCGGCTGTCCGGGACCTATATGGCGAGGGGCAACAACGTTCAGCGCTGCTGGAGCGAAAATCAGCGTTATTGA
- the rpmF gene encoding 50S ribosomal protein L32 — protein sequence MAVPRRKTSPSRRGMRRSADAIKTPTYVEDKDSGELRRPHHLDLKTGMYKGRQVLKAKKES from the coding sequence ATGGCCGTTCCCAGAAGAAAAACCTCGCCGTCGCGCCGTGGCATGCGCCGTTCGGCCGACGCCATCAAGACCCCGACCTATGTCGAGGACAAGGACTCCGGCGAGCTGCGCCGTCCGCACCACCTCGATCTCAAGACCGGCATGTACAAGGGCCGCCAGGTCCTCAAGGCCAAGAAAGAGTCCTGA
- a CDS encoding putative bifunctional diguanylate cyclase/phosphodiesterase has product MPPVPPAASILAALGQATFAWDLASDAIAWSDNAAAVFPDIPAAALASGAELARLIEPHPAVRSEALHQAASTHHGAPVRSGDPVAYRIEYGVRAVTSAPVIWIEETGCWFAGPDGRPARAQGIVRVNNERHARDEQLVKLSRHDPLTNELNRTHLIASLAETIEECARFRTSCAFMLIGIDHLARVNDAFGFDVADAVIAEIAKRIRARLRNGDMLGRFSGNKFGLILRNCTVDDTNVAAERFLAAVRDEVVPTRSGPVSVTASIGAVTIPRHARSAEEAVNRAQETLDAAKSRRAGSFALWKPNVERDAQRRVNIRVTDEIVTALNERRIVIGFEPVVDAFSRAPAFYECLVRMEQEDGRALLAPDIVPVAERLGLIRLVDHRVLELAIAELAAAPGVQLSLNISPDTTMDPDWWTTIESLMRAHPGVGERLIVEITETVAIQDIDDIRGFITRLKSFGSRIAIDDFGAGYTSFRNLRKLGVDLVKIDGAFVQNIVRSSDDRAFVQTLIDLARRLEIKTVAEWVQDEEAAAMLREWGCDFIQGRLIGLASPDRPWSGQAEKTVPAAG; this is encoded by the coding sequence ATGCCCCCTGTCCCGCCAGCTGCCAGCATCCTCGCCGCGCTCGGCCAGGCCACTTTCGCCTGGGACCTGGCGAGCGACGCGATCGCCTGGAGCGACAATGCGGCGGCGGTGTTTCCCGACATCCCCGCGGCGGCGCTCGCCAGCGGCGCGGAGCTTGCCAGGCTGATCGAGCCGCATCCCGCGGTGCGCTCCGAGGCGCTCCACCAGGCCGCGTCGACGCATCACGGCGCGCCGGTGCGGAGCGGCGACCCCGTCGCCTACCGGATCGAATACGGCGTGCGCGCGGTCACCTCGGCACCGGTGATCTGGATCGAGGAGACCGGCTGCTGGTTTGCCGGGCCTGACGGCCGGCCGGCGCGCGCGCAAGGCATCGTCCGCGTCAACAACGAGCGCCACGCGCGCGACGAGCAGCTGGTGAAGCTGTCGCGGCACGATCCGCTGACCAACGAGCTCAACCGCACCCATCTGATCGCCTCGCTGGCCGAGACCATCGAGGAGTGCGCGCGCTTCCGCACCTCCTGTGCCTTCATGCTGATCGGCATTGATCATCTGGCGCGGGTCAACGATGCCTTCGGCTTCGACGTCGCGGACGCCGTGATCGCCGAGATCGCCAAGCGAATTCGCGCCCGGCTGCGCAATGGCGACATGCTCGGCCGCTTCTCCGGCAACAAGTTCGGCCTGATCCTGCGCAACTGCACCGTCGACGACACCAATGTCGCGGCCGAGCGCTTCCTGGCCGCGGTGCGCGACGAGGTGGTGCCGACCAGATCCGGCCCGGTCTCGGTGACGGCCTCGATCGGCGCCGTCACCATCCCGCGCCACGCGCGTTCCGCGGAGGAGGCGGTCAACCGTGCGCAGGAGACGCTGGACGCCGCCAAGAGCCGGCGCGCCGGATCGTTTGCGCTGTGGAAGCCGAATGTCGAGCGCGACGCCCAGCGCCGCGTCAACATCCGCGTCACCGACGAGATCGTCACCGCGCTGAACGAGCGGCGCATCGTGATCGGCTTCGAGCCGGTGGTCGATGCGTTCTCGCGAGCGCCTGCATTCTACGAATGCCTGGTGCGGATGGAGCAGGAGGACGGCCGCGCGCTGCTCGCGCCCGACATCGTGCCGGTCGCCGAGCGGCTCGGCCTGATCCGGCTGGTCGATCACCGCGTGCTGGAGCTTGCGATCGCCGAGCTCGCCGCCGCGCCCGGCGTGCAGCTCAGCCTCAACATCTCGCCCGACACCACGATGGATCCGGACTGGTGGACCACGATCGAATCGCTGATGCGCGCGCATCCCGGCGTCGGCGAACGGCTGATCGTGGAGATCACCGAGACGGTCGCGATCCAGGACATCGACGATATCAGAGGCTTCATCACCCGCCTCAAGAGCTTCGGCAGCCGGATCGCGATCGACGATTTCGGCGCCGGCTACACCTCGTTCCGCAACCTGCGCAAGCTCGGCGTCGATCTCGTCAAGATCGACGGCGCCTTCGTGCAGAACATCGTGCGCTCCTCCGACGACCGCGCTTTCGTGCAGACCCTGATCGACCTCGCGCGCCGGCTCGAGATCAAGACGGTGGCCGAATGGGTGCAGGACGAAGAAGCCGCCGCGATGTTGCGCGAATGGGGCTGCGACTTCATCCAGGGCCGCCTGATCGGGCTGGCGTCGCCGGACCGGCCGTGGAGCGGCCAGGCGGAGAAGACGGTGCCGGCCGCGGGTTAG
- the phaR gene encoding polyhydroxyalkanoate synthesis repressor PhaR: MAKSEQPTTIKKYANRRLYNTGTSTYVTLEDLAAMVKEGEDFLVYDAKTGDDITRSVLAQIIFEQENKAGQNLLPTTFLRQLIRFYGDSMQMVVPKYLEQSIETLTREQEKFRKQIAGALSGTPFAPLEEQVRRNMELFQQTFSMFKPFVPPRGGAEPEKVPEPAADEGSNIDDLRRQMKDMQDRLERMSQPAKKDE; encoded by the coding sequence ATGGCAAAATCTGAACAACCGACCACGATCAAGAAATACGCGAACCGGCGGCTCTATAATACCGGTACGAGCACCTATGTGACGCTCGAAGATCTCGCGGCGATGGTGAAGGAGGGCGAGGATTTCCTCGTCTATGACGCCAAGACCGGCGACGACATCACCCGCTCCGTGCTCGCGCAAATCATCTTCGAGCAGGAGAACAAGGCCGGGCAGAACCTGCTGCCGACCACCTTCCTGCGCCAGCTGATCCGCTTCTATGGCGACAGCATGCAGATGGTGGTGCCGAAATATCTCGAGCAGTCGATCGAGACCTTGACCAGGGAACAGGAGAAGTTCCGCAAGCAGATCGCGGGCGCCCTGAGCGGCACGCCGTTTGCGCCGCTGGAAGAACAGGTCCGCCGCAACATGGAGCTGTTCCAGCAGACCTTCTCGATGTTCAAGCCGTTCGTGCCGCCGCGCGGCGGCGCCGAGCCGGAGAAGGTGCCGGAGCCCGCGGCCGACGAAGGCAGCAACATCGACGACCTGCGCCGCCAGATGAAGGACATGCAGGACCGGCTGGAACGGATGTCGCAGCCGGCCAAGAAGGACGAATAG
- a CDS encoding acetyl-CoA C-acetyltransferase encodes MSDDVVIVSAARTPVGSFNGAFATTPAHDLGAIAIKAALERAGVEPGQVSEVIMGQILTAAQGQNPARQASIAAGIPVESPAWGVNQLCGSGLRTVALGYQALLNGDSSVVVAGGQESMSMAPHAQYLRGGVKMGGFELVDTMIKDGLWDAFNGYHMGNTAENVARQYQITRAQQDEFAVHSQNKAEAAQKAGKFKDEIAPVTIKTRKGDIVVADDEYPRHGATIEAMAKLKPAFEKDGTVTAGSASGINDGAAAVVLMTAKEAARLGKTPLARIVSWGQAGVDPKIMGTGPIPASRTALKKAGWSIGDLDLIEANEAFAAQACAVNKDLGWDTAKVNVNGGAIAIGHPVGASGARVLVTLLHEMQKRDAKKGLATLCIGGGMGIAMCIARD; translated from the coding sequence ATGTCAGACGATGTCGTCATCGTCAGCGCCGCCCGCACCCCGGTCGGCAGCTTCAACGGCGCGTTCGCCACCACGCCCGCCCATGACCTCGGCGCGATCGCGATCAAGGCGGCGCTTGAGCGCGCGGGCGTCGAGCCCGGCCAGGTCTCCGAAGTCATCATGGGCCAGATCCTCACTGCGGCGCAGGGCCAGAACCCGGCGCGCCAGGCCTCGATCGCGGCCGGCATTCCGGTGGAGAGCCCGGCCTGGGGCGTCAACCAGCTCTGCGGCTCGGGCCTGCGCACGGTGGCGCTCGGCTATCAGGCGCTGCTCAACGGCGACTCCTCGGTCGTCGTCGCCGGCGGCCAGGAATCCATGAGCATGGCCCCGCACGCGCAGTATCTGCGCGGCGGCGTCAAGATGGGCGGCTTCGAGCTGGTCGACACCATGATCAAGGACGGCCTGTGGGATGCCTTCAACGGCTACCACATGGGCAACACCGCCGAGAACGTCGCGCGGCAGTACCAGATCACCCGCGCGCAGCAGGACGAGTTCGCGGTGCATTCGCAGAACAAGGCCGAGGCCGCGCAGAAGGCCGGCAAGTTCAAGGACGAGATCGCGCCCGTCACGATCAAGACCCGCAAGGGCGACATCGTCGTGGCCGACGACGAATATCCGCGTCATGGCGCGACGATCGAGGCGATGGCCAAGCTGAAGCCGGCCTTCGAGAAGGACGGCACTGTCACCGCCGGCAGCGCGTCGGGCATCAATGACGGCGCTGCCGCCGTGGTGCTGATGACCGCCAAGGAAGCGGCCCGCCTCGGCAAGACACCGCTCGCCCGCATCGTCTCATGGGGCCAGGCCGGCGTTGATCCCAAGATCATGGGCACCGGCCCGATCCCGGCGTCCCGCACCGCGTTGAAGAAGGCCGGCTGGAGCATCGGCGACCTCGATCTGATCGAGGCCAACGAGGCATTCGCGGCGCAGGCCTGCGCGGTCAACAAGGACCTCGGCTGGGATACCGCCAAGGTCAACGTCAACGGCGGCGCGATCGCGATCGGCCATCCGGTTGGTGCGTCGGGCGCCCGCGTGCTGGTGACGCTGCTGCACGAGATGCAGAAGCGCGACGCCAAGAAGGGCCTCGCCACGCTGTGCATCGGCGGCGGCATGGGCATCGCGATGTGCATTGCACGCGACTGA
- the phbB gene encoding acetoacetyl-CoA reductase, which yields MARVALVTGGTRGIGAAISKALKAAGYKVAASYAGNDAAAEKFKAETGIPVYKWDVASFEACTAGIKQVETDLGPVEVLVNNAGITKDTAFHKMTHEQWTAVINTNLGSLFNMTRPVIEGMRARKFGRIISISSINGQKGQFGQVNYSAAKAGDIGFTKALALENAKGGITVNVICPGYINTEMVQAVPKDVLEKNVIPQIPVNRLGEPEEIARAVVFLAADDAGFITGSTLTINGGQYHA from the coding sequence ATGGCACGTGTTGCATTGGTGACGGGCGGAACGCGGGGCATCGGAGCTGCGATCAGCAAGGCGCTGAAAGCGGCGGGCTACAAGGTGGCGGCGAGCTACGCCGGCAATGACGCCGCGGCGGAGAAGTTCAAGGCGGAGACCGGCATCCCCGTTTACAAATGGGACGTCGCCTCGTTCGAGGCCTGCACGGCCGGCATCAAGCAGGTCGAGACGGATCTCGGTCCTGTCGAGGTGCTCGTCAACAATGCGGGCATCACCAAGGACACCGCCTTCCACAAGATGACGCACGAGCAGTGGACCGCCGTCATCAACACCAATCTCGGTTCGCTGTTCAACATGACCCGCCCGGTGATCGAGGGCATGCGCGCCCGCAAGTTCGGCCGCATCATCTCGATCTCCTCGATCAACGGCCAGAAGGGCCAGTTCGGTCAGGTCAACTATTCCGCCGCGAAGGCCGGCGACATCGGCTTCACCAAGGCGCTCGCGCTCGAGAACGCCAAGGGCGGCATCACCGTGAACGTGATCTGCCCGGGCTATATCAACACCGAGATGGTGCAGGCGGTGCCGAAGGACGTGCTGGAGAAGAACGTGATCCCGCAGATCCCGGTCAACCGCCTCGGCGAGCCCGAGGAGATCGCGCGCGCGGTGGTGTTCCTCGCCGCCGACGATGCCGGCTTCATCACCGGCTCGACGCTGACCATCAATGGCGGCCAGTATCACGCGTAG
- the yddG gene encoding aromatic amino acid exporter YddG, translating into MTPRTATLVGLTAILMWSLLSVMTVATGTIPAFQLAAMTFAIGAAVAFTSFLFRPSAFGALKQPLVAWAVGVGGLFGYHALYFLALRFAPPAEAGLLNYLWPLLIVLFSSLLPGEKLAAHHVIGAVLGLLGTVLLFAGNTGSFTTAQIPGFAAAFVAAFVWASYSVMSRRLKAVPTDAVAGFCLATAALAALMHGMLETTVWPATSLQWLAVIALGIGPVGAAFFAWDIGMKRGDIRVLGAASYATPLLSTAFLILAGFAKPSANIAISAILIAGGGLIAAKDMVLRKRT; encoded by the coding sequence ATGACCCCCCGAACTGCCACCCTCGTCGGACTGACCGCCATCTTGATGTGGTCGCTGCTGTCGGTCATGACGGTTGCGACCGGCACGATTCCGGCGTTCCAGCTCGCCGCCATGACGTTCGCGATCGGCGCGGCGGTCGCTTTCACAAGCTTCCTGTTTCGCCCCTCGGCGTTCGGCGCGTTGAAGCAGCCGCTGGTGGCCTGGGCGGTCGGCGTCGGCGGATTGTTCGGCTATCACGCACTGTACTTCCTGGCGCTGCGCTTCGCGCCGCCGGCGGAAGCAGGATTGCTCAACTACCTCTGGCCGCTGTTGATCGTGCTGTTCTCGTCCCTGTTGCCGGGGGAGAAGCTCGCCGCCCATCACGTCATCGGCGCAGTGCTTGGCCTGCTCGGCACGGTGCTGCTGTTCGCCGGCAATACCGGAAGCTTCACGACCGCGCAGATCCCGGGATTTGCGGCAGCCTTCGTCGCGGCTTTCGTCTGGGCATCCTATTCGGTGATGTCGCGCCGGCTCAAGGCGGTGCCGACGGATGCGGTGGCTGGCTTCTGCCTGGCCACCGCGGCGCTCGCAGCCCTCATGCACGGGATGCTCGAGACCACGGTGTGGCCCGCGACCTCGCTGCAATGGCTCGCCGTGATCGCGCTCGGCATCGGTCCGGTGGGCGCCGCGTTCTTTGCCTGGGACATCGGCATGAAGCGCGGCGACATCCGCGTGCTCGGTGCCGCCTCCTACGCCACGCCGCTGCTGTCGACCGCGTTCCTGATCCTCGCCGGCTTTGCCAAGCCGAGCGCCAACATCGCCATATCAGCGATCCTGATCGCCGGCGGCGGCCTGATCGCCGCGAAGGACATGGTGTTGAGGAAAAGAACGTAG
- a CDS encoding cupin domain-containing protein, giving the protein MTAKHSAAEIIARLALAPHPEGGHYRETFRDQNSDCRGRAASTAIYFLLARGERSHWHRIDAVEVWHHYAGAPLTLRISQDGRMQHRITLGPDVAGGEQPQIIVPPGAWQAAESTGDWTLVGCTVAPGFEFEKFELAPRGWEPTS; this is encoded by the coding sequence GTGACGGCCAAGCACTCGGCGGCCGAGATCATCGCGCGGCTCGCGCTCGCGCCGCATCCCGAGGGCGGGCATTATCGCGAGACGTTTCGCGACCAGAACAGCGACTGCCGCGGACGCGCCGCGTCGACCGCGATCTATTTCCTGCTGGCGCGCGGCGAGCGCTCGCACTGGCACCGCATCGACGCCGTCGAGGTCTGGCATCATTATGCCGGCGCGCCGCTGACGCTGCGGATTTCGCAAGACGGCCGTATGCAGCACCGCATCACGCTAGGCCCCGATGTCGCGGGCGGCGAACAGCCGCAGATCATCGTGCCGCCGGGCGCGTGGCAAGCCGCGGAAAGCACCGGCGACTGGACGCTGGTCGGCTGCACGGTCGCGCCGGGATTCGAGTTTGAAAAGTTCGAGCTGGCGCCGAGAGGCTGGGAGCCGACTTCGTAA
- the gloB gene encoding hydroxyacylglutathione hydrolase: protein MAAEIRTFTCLTDNFGYLIHDPATKATASIDAPEAAPIIKALEREGWTLTDILITHHHGDHVGGVAELKQKYGCRVVAPHDKSAKIANVDLRAANADVIKIGSLLARVVETPGHTLDHISYVFDGEKAVFAADTLFSIGCGRVFEGNYPMMWDSLLKLRALPDDFRLYCGHEYTASNVKFALTVEPDNAALQARAAEVAKLRAENRPTVPTLLGEEKQANVFLRADEPAVAAKLHMKGADPAQVFGELRERKNKS from the coding sequence ATGGCCGCCGAAATTCGTACCTTCACCTGCCTGACCGACAATTTCGGTTACCTGATCCACGATCCCGCAACCAAGGCGACGGCGTCGATCGATGCGCCGGAGGCAGCCCCCATCATCAAGGCGCTGGAGCGCGAGGGCTGGACGCTGACCGACATCCTGATCACCCATCACCATGGCGACCATGTCGGCGGCGTCGCCGAGCTGAAGCAGAAATACGGCTGCCGCGTCGTCGCGCCGCACGACAAATCGGCGAAGATCGCCAATGTCGATCTGCGCGCCGCCAATGCTGACGTGATCAAGATCGGCAGCCTGCTGGCGCGCGTCGTCGAGACGCCCGGCCACACGCTCGACCATATCTCCTACGTGTTCGACGGCGAGAAGGCGGTGTTCGCCGCCGACACGCTGTTCTCGATCGGCTGCGGCAGGGTGTTCGAGGGCAACTATCCGATGATGTGGGATTCGCTGTTGAAGCTGCGCGCGCTGCCGGACGATTTCCGGCTCTATTGCGGCCATGAATACACGGCCTCCAACGTCAAGTTCGCGCTCACGGTCGAGCCCGACAATGCGGCGCTGCAGGCCCGCGCCGCGGAGGTCGCAAAGCTGCGCGCCGAGAACAGGCCGACCGTGCCGACGCTGCTCGGCGAGGAGAAGCAGGCCAACGTGTTCCTGCGCGCCGACGAGCCCGCGGTCGCCGCCAAGCTGCACATGAAGGGCGCCGACCCGGCCCAGGTGTTCGGCGAATTGCGCGAGCGCAAGAACAAGTCGTGA
- a CDS encoding class I SAM-dependent methyltransferase, whose product MDVIDLRDFYSQRLGIVARQLINRGIRERWPHADGQRVLGLGYPTPYLGLFRETCERCIAFMPAAQGVLKWPTGRPALATLIDEFSMPLQDATVDRVLLVHALEMSDDPERLLREVWRVLAPSGRLIAIIPNRRGVWTRTDNTPFGHGRPYSRAQITQLLRQTWFTPTAWGEALFMPPVQGNWFLRSAMAWERVGAALSMPFAGVHIVEASKQVYRAIPAHRERTRLIPSLQPVLVPSSTGARS is encoded by the coding sequence ATGGACGTCATCGACCTCCGGGATTTCTATTCGCAGCGCCTCGGCATCGTGGCGCGGCAGCTGATCAACCGCGGCATCCGCGAGCGCTGGCCCCATGCGGATGGCCAGCGGGTGCTCGGGCTCGGCTACCCGACGCCCTATCTCGGCCTGTTCCGCGAGACCTGCGAGCGCTGCATCGCCTTCATGCCGGCGGCCCAGGGCGTCCTGAAATGGCCGACCGGGCGGCCGGCGCTGGCGACCCTGATCGACGAGTTCTCGATGCCGCTGCAGGATGCCACGGTCGACCGCGTGCTGCTGGTGCATGCGCTGGAGATGTCCGACGATCCCGAGCGGCTGCTGCGCGAGGTGTGGCGGGTGCTGGCGCCGTCGGGGCGGCTGATCGCCATCATCCCGAACCGGCGCGGGGTGTGGACCCGCACCGACAACACGCCGTTCGGCCATGGCCGGCCGTATTCGCGCGCGCAGATCACCCAGCTGTTGCGGCAGACCTGGTTCACGCCGACGGCATGGGGCGAGGCGCTGTTCATGCCGCCGGTGCAAGGCAATTGGTTTCTGCGCTCGGCGATGGCGTGGGAGCGCGTCGGCGCCGCGCTGTCGATGCCGTTCGCCGGCGTGCATATCGTGGAAGCGAGCAAGCAGGTCTATCGCGCGATCCCCGCCCATCGCGAGCGCACGCGGCTGATCCCGTCGCTGCAGCCGGTGCTGGTGCCGTCATCGACCGGGGCACGCAGCTAA
- a CDS encoding DUF4167 domain-containing protein, with product MRNGQNNKRMRNRNNNNNNNNNNNRRGQNPLTRVYESNGPDIKIRGTASHVAEKYVQLARDARSSGDPVAAENYYQHAEHYFRVIAAAQEQFRQNQQQPRPDAEVAVSDDSDDDGDGYSSFGQEPGFVPQPFARENGQPPYQREQQQPREHREREHREREHRPQPQYQPQPQPANQPQPVLADAGGVDRLPSFITGGAQPQVNGAFEGNGGAERSERGERFPRRRRRPHGPRADMAAPAPSEDFNPGNE from the coding sequence ATGAGAAACGGTCAGAACAACAAGCGGATGCGTAACCGGAATAACAATAACAACAACAATAACAACAATAACCGGCGCGGCCAGAATCCCCTGACTCGGGTGTACGAATCGAACGGTCCCGACATCAAGATCCGCGGCACGGCCTCCCATGTGGCCGAAAAATACGTTCAGCTGGCGCGCGATGCGCGCTCGTCCGGCGATCCCGTCGCGGCCGAGAATTACTATCAGCACGCCGAGCATTATTTCCGGGTCATCGCGGCCGCCCAGGAGCAATTCCGGCAGAACCAGCAGCAGCCGCGTCCTGATGCAGAAGTCGCGGTCTCCGACGACAGTGATGACGACGGCGACGGCTATTCGAGCTTCGGCCAGGAGCCGGGCTTCGTGCCGCAGCCGTTCGCACGCGAGAACGGCCAGCCGCCGTATCAGCGCGAGCAGCAGCAGCCGCGCGAGCATCGCGAGCGGGAGCACCGTGAGCGCGAGCATCGTCCGCAGCCGCAATATCAGCCGCAGCCGCAACCGGCGAATCAGCCGCAGCCGGTGCTGGCCGATGCCGGCGGCGTCGATCGCCTGCCCTCCTTCATCACCGGCGGCGCGCAGCCGCAGGTCAACGGCGCCTTTGAAGGCAATGGCGGTGCAGAACGCAGCGAGCGTGGCGAGCGCTTCCCGCGCCGGCGCCGCCGCCCGCACGGCCCGCGTGCCGACATGGCCGCGCCCGCGCCGAGCGAGGACTTCAATCCGGGCAACGAGTAA